The proteins below are encoded in one region of Methanosarcina barkeri 3:
- a CDS encoding bifunctional 2-polyprenyl-6-hydroxyphenol methylase/3-demethylubiquinol 3-O-methyltransferase UbiG yields MITQIDWETTWAAGINEMNRLSTTNYWNQRAEDYSDMVLASDCNHGRNILNLFEKEGLLQKDWHILDIASGPGAITIPFAEKVCRVTAVEPADRMAAALMSYAQNRGLSNIEIIPKTWQEVDEAVYLKNYDLVICCHALWQFSDILSQVRRMEAVSRGYCCLAHGLEAPSESRKLTEDLGIDDGEFDQFITVFNLLNDSGACPNVDAIDYTLTRSVTSAITSVEKLVEKYRPLNSRDSEMIQKHVQNHAKEGMYQVSGRMGVLWWRVA; encoded by the coding sequence ATGATTACACAAATTGATTGGGAGACAACCTGGGCTGCAGGTATTAATGAAATGAATAGGCTTTCTACCACAAATTACTGGAATCAAAGGGCAGAAGATTATTCTGACATGGTACTGGCAAGTGATTGTAATCATGGACGTAATATCCTCAACTTGTTTGAAAAGGAAGGCCTACTGCAGAAGGATTGGCATATTTTAGATATAGCATCCGGGCCTGGCGCAATAACGATCCCATTTGCAGAAAAAGTATGCAGAGTGACTGCTGTAGAGCCTGCTGATAGGATGGCAGCAGCATTGATGTCATATGCGCAGAACAGAGGGCTTTCCAATATCGAAATAATCCCTAAGACCTGGCAGGAAGTGGATGAGGCAGTTTATTTAAAAAACTATGATCTGGTTATCTGCTGCCATGCACTCTGGCAATTTTCGGACATTCTTTCTCAGGTCCGGCGGATGGAGGCAGTGTCCAGAGGATACTGTTGCCTTGCTCATGGGCTTGAGGCTCCTTCAGAAAGCCGAAAACTAACGGAAGATCTCGGGATAGATGACGGTGAATTTGACCAGTTCATCACAGTGTTCAATCTTCTCAATGATTCTGGAGCATGTCCAAACGTTGATGCGATCGATTACACACTTACGAGGTCAGTTACCTCAGCAATTACTTCAGTTGAGAAACTTGTAGAGAAATATCGACCTCTTAACTCCAGGGATAGTGAAATGATTCAGAAACACGTTCAAAATCATGCAAAAGAGGGCATGTATCAGGTTAGCGGCAGGATGGGAGTACTATGGTGGAGGGTAGCATGA
- a CDS encoding class I SAM-dependent methyltransferase, with protein sequence MTSDSLTTTIDWVRYWEDSYDARSKTMFRDYEIDDWSERAEDYSESRRTNNYEFGESVYSTLALHGIVSPHSRVLEVGAGPGTFVIPFARRVDHVTAVEPAEGMRHMISQNALEAGVSNYDIIPKIWQDINIEDFRKQYDLTITSTVIWMFRDIMTQISRMEELTRGYCCVVGGVGTGQTFEAELWKKIMGNTPYPQYPEYPLIYNLLYTCGRIPHVRLINYTSKRTPENMLRMYRIFYSIYTEVTPEIEEIIREALYSDSGEEACVRKYRSAVVWWNPAVRRKELKGIA encoded by the coding sequence ATGACCTCCGACTCTCTTACAACCACTATAGACTGGGTGAGATACTGGGAAGACAGTTATGATGCCAGGTCAAAGACTATGTTCAGGGACTATGAGATCGATGACTGGAGTGAAAGGGCAGAGGACTACTCAGAATCCAGGCGGACAAATAATTACGAGTTCGGAGAATCAGTATACTCTACCCTTGCCCTCCATGGAATCGTTTCTCCTCACTCCAGGGTCCTTGAAGTTGGTGCAGGTCCTGGAACATTTGTAATACCCTTCGCAAGGAGGGTTGACCATGTAACTGCTGTTGAACCTGCCGAGGGAATGAGACACATGATATCTCAAAATGCTTTGGAAGCCGGAGTGAGTAACTATGATATTATTCCGAAAATCTGGCAGGATATAAACATTGAAGATTTCAGGAAGCAGTATGACCTTACTATCACCTCAACCGTCATATGGATGTTTCGTGACATTATGACCCAGATAAGCCGGATGGAAGAGTTAACACGGGGATATTGCTGTGTGGTTGGTGGAGTTGGCACAGGGCAAACATTTGAAGCCGAACTCTGGAAGAAAATCATGGGCAATACACCTTATCCTCAGTACCCTGAATACCCTTTGATCTATAATTTACTTTACACGTGCGGAAGAATTCCTCATGTAAGGCTTATCAATTATACAAGTAAGAGAACACCTGAGAACATGCTCAGGATGTACAGGATTTTCTACTCAATCTATACGGAGGTCACACCTGAGATTGAGGAGATTATTCGAGAGGCGTTGTACAGTGACTCTGGAGAAGAAGCATGTGTCAGAAAATATCGATCGGCTGTAGTCTGGTGGAATCCGGCTGTTCGAAGAAAAGAATTAAAAGGTATTGCCTGA
- a CDS encoding HAD family hydrolase yields MGGKSISGNHRPDVSKDEVTFLSHSLAKGEEAFESCHIKGVIFDCYETLIDIHTEEHSLETYKVLSAWLAYQGVKIEPEKLWDTYMFKVRQKMENSREVYPEIKVEEIFSEICKENSIWNIDEKGLGVEASRVFRAASIRKLRAFPQSIKMIEHCINIPKCVISNGQRVFSELELRFLGLHDYFDFVIFSSDVGYKKPDLRLFMTALKRMGFELEPKCVISIGDSDENELEPAKKLGMRAMNIKEAWKQFGLTD; encoded by the coding sequence CTGGGAGGAAAGAGCATATCGGGAAATCACAGGCCTGATGTAAGCAAGGATGAAGTTACATTTCTTAGTCATTCTCTTGCAAAAGGGGAGGAGGCATTTGAGAGCTGCCATATAAAAGGGGTTATTTTTGACTGCTATGAGACCCTCATTGACATTCATACTGAAGAACATAGCCTGGAGACTTATAAAGTACTGAGCGCATGGCTTGCCTATCAGGGAGTGAAAATCGAGCCCGAAAAGCTATGGGATACTTATATGTTTAAGGTCAGGCAGAAAATGGAGAATTCCAGGGAAGTGTATCCCGAGATCAAGGTAGAGGAAATCTTTTCAGAGATCTGTAAGGAAAATTCGATCTGGAATATTGACGAAAAAGGCCTTGGAGTAGAAGCCTCAAGGGTTTTTCGGGCAGCTTCCATACGGAAACTCCGGGCTTTCCCTCAGAGCATCAAAATGATTGAACATTGCATAAACATTCCCAAGTGTGTAATCTCCAACGGGCAAAGAGTTTTTTCTGAACTGGAACTCAGGTTTCTCGGGCTCCACGACTATTTTGATTTTGTTATCTTCTCGTCGGATGTAGGGTATAAGAAACCTGATCTCCGACTTTTTATGACTGCGCTAAAAAGGATGGGCTTTGAACTCGAACCTAAATGTGTCATTTCAATAGGAGACTCTGACGAAAACGAGCTAGAGCCCGCGAAAAAACTGGGAATGCGCGCTATGAATATTAAAGAAGCTTGGAAGCAGTTTGGATTGACAGATTGA
- a CDS encoding phosphotransferase has translation MASRHVNTLNPGDPFRDWLVKEVVGDRLRNKSCSVNVFKYNSSHTVCRYQFKGEHFSVMAKFFAEPTGQLKDYNPSKGMMNEYRNLKKAASVINVAKPLAINKKFNCVLVTEHIPGKSLGWYIRHEENLYVRLSAVAHMLRQLHENTKSSYNKVNEFRNYHDVLGHLKLDHNTRETFNRLLGEWWYSSLLNREYGCMVHRDVNPSNYIFCKGKPYALDFESSWFEANPVRDLGILAAELKNEFELHMGGGEKAEPYIGNFLWEYSSDEKDFYYITRALPFFMSIGLLRSARLHQGDYRNYLIREARECLKAINYR, from the coding sequence TTGGCATCTCGCCATGTTAATACTTTAAACCCTGGTGACCCTTTTAGGGACTGGCTTGTTAAAGAAGTTGTTGGAGATAGGCTACGGAATAAAAGCTGCTCTGTTAATGTTTTTAAATACAATTCCTCCCATACGGTTTGTAGGTATCAGTTCAAAGGTGAACACTTCAGCGTTATGGCAAAGTTTTTTGCCGAACCTACAGGCCAGTTGAAAGACTATAACCCTTCTAAAGGAATGATGAACGAATATCGGAATCTTAAAAAAGCTGCGTCAGTAATAAATGTTGCAAAACCTCTTGCAATAAATAAGAAGTTTAACTGCGTCCTTGTAACGGAGCATATACCTGGAAAATCTCTGGGCTGGTACATAAGGCACGAAGAAAACCTATATGTGAGGCTTTCTGCAGTTGCGCACATGCTCAGACAGTTGCATGAAAACACAAAATCTTCCTACAATAAGGTAAATGAATTCAGAAACTATCATGATGTTCTGGGTCATCTGAAACTGGATCATAACACTAGAGAGACATTCAATAGGTTACTTGGAGAATGGTGGTATAGTTCCCTGCTTAACAGGGAATACGGCTGTATGGTTCATAGGGATGTCAATCCTTCAAACTACATCTTTTGCAAAGGTAAACCCTATGCCCTTGATTTTGAAAGTTCCTGGTTCGAGGCCAATCCTGTCAGAGATCTCGGAATTCTAGCTGCGGAACTCAAAAACGAGTTCGAGCTACATATGGGAGGAGGAGAAAAAGCTGAACCTTATATCGGAAATTTCCTCTGGGAATACAGCAGCGATGAAAAAGACTTTTACTATATTACCAGAGCTTTGCCTTTTTTTATGAGTATAGGACTCCTTCGTTCTGCAAGGCTTCACCAGGGCGACTATAGAAATTATCTCATTAGGGAAGCACGTGAATGTTTAAAGGCAATTAATTACAGATAA
- a CDS encoding N-acetyltransferase, which yields MAVIAMKVEIILNNKKQFLDLLLLADEQEDMIDKYLDRGDMFALYDGNLKSLCVVTREDDGIYELKNIATYEKYQGQGYGRQLVKFIFEYYKGKCKTMIVGTGDSPLIIQFYKNCGFVMSHYIRNFFIDNYDHQIFECGKQLIDQVYLKKDFP from the coding sequence ATGGCGGTTATTGCCATGAAAGTTGAAATAATCCTGAATAATAAAAAACAATTTCTTGATTTGCTGCTTTTAGCAGACGAACAAGAAGATATGATTGACAAATATTTAGATCGCGGGGATATGTTTGCTCTGTATGATGGCAATTTGAAAAGTCTCTGTGTAGTAACACGTGAAGATGATGGTATCTACGAATTGAAAAATATAGCAACTTATGAAAAGTATCAGGGACAAGGTTACGGCAGGCAACTTGTAAAATTCATCTTTGAGTATTATAAAGGCAAATGCAAAACCATGATTGTTGGTACGGGAGATAGTCCTCTTATTATCCAGTTTTATAAAAATTGCGGATTTGTTATGTCACATTATATTAGAAATTTTTTTATTGACAACTATGACCATCAGATTTTCGAATGTGGTAAACAACTCATTGATCAGGTTTATTTAAAGAAGGATTTCCCATAA
- a CDS encoding aminoglycoside phosphotransferase family protein, with product MIELYNEIPDSCKWQIIRPINKGWSNDQKYYIQTTDGRELLLRISDISQYENKKRDFEAVKQLDDIDILISRPISFGVCNNGQSVYSLLTWIAGKDAEHILPELSSKEQYKLGVKAGEILRIMHQVPAVESQISWSDRFNKKINRNITDYEACGICFEGADKIIEYIEQNRCLLENRPQSFQHGDYHAGNMIVTKSGELGIIDFDRLDYGDPWEEFNRITWCADISTFFASGRINGYFHHKVPVLFFKLMALYIAGNQLSSIPWAIKFGNKEISTMLRQAKNVLEWYDGFETCVPKWYISNPVK from the coding sequence GTGATTGAACTCTATAATGAAATCCCTGATTCTTGTAAATGGCAAATCATCAGACCGATTAATAAGGGATGGTCAAATGATCAGAAATACTATATCCAAACAACAGATGGCAGGGAATTATTACTCAGGATCTCGGATATATCACAATATGAAAATAAGAAACGAGATTTTGAAGCAGTAAAGCAGCTTGATGACATTGACATTTTAATTTCGCGTCCCATTAGTTTCGGAGTTTGCAATAATGGTCAATCCGTCTATTCATTACTAACCTGGATTGCAGGGAAGGATGCAGAACATATCCTTCCGGAGCTGAGCAGCAAAGAGCAGTACAAGCTTGGTGTGAAAGCTGGAGAAATATTAAGAATTATGCATCAGGTTCCTGCGGTAGAAAGTCAGATCTCATGGTCGGATCGTTTCAATAAAAAAATAAATAGAAATATCACAGATTATGAAGCTTGTGGAATTTGCTTTGAAGGAGCAGATAAAATAATTGAATATATCGAACAAAATAGATGCTTATTGGAAAATCGCCCTCAATCCTTCCAACACGGAGACTATCATGCCGGAAATATGATTGTTACAAAGTCCGGAGAGTTGGGAATCATTGATTTTGACAGGCTTGATTACGGTGACCCCTGGGAAGAATTCAACCGCATTACCTGGTGTGCAGATATAAGTACCTTCTTTGCATCAGGGCGCATAAACGGCTATTTTCATCATAAAGTGCCAGTTTTATTTTTCAAATTAATGGCTTTATATATTGCGGGCAACCAGCTTTCATCAATTCCCTGGGCAATTAAATTCGGAAATAAAGAAATCAGCACAATGCTCAGGCAAGCTAAAAATGTTCTGGAATGGTATGATGGGTTTGAAACGTGCGTTCCAAAATGGTATATTTCCAATCCTGTTAAGTAA
- the ahbC gene encoding 12,18-didecarboxysiroheme deacetylase: MIGISKLYCGTVEPSDALRYGRESKKLPSHLLQFSKDKKPVVVWNMTRRCNLKCVHCYAQAKDIEFENELSTEEGKALIDDLASFGSPVILFSGGEPTLRKDLPELAAYAREKGMRAVISTNGTLIDRDMAKKLKEVGLSYVGVSLDGIRETNDKFRGVKGAFDAALRGLHNCQEEGIKVGLRFTINKQNVRDIPAIFDLLEEENIPRICFYHLVYAGRGSKMVKEDLSLEESRQAVDLILERTRKLHEKGFPAEVLTVDNHCDGPYLYMKLLKENPERAAEVFELLSMNQGNSSGIGIGCVSWDGAVHADQFWRHYSFGNIRERPFSEIWTDLSDKLMAGLKNRKPLIKVNGDRCARCNWLDVCNGNFRVRAEAVYGNVWADDPACYLTKEEIGYYKA, encoded by the coding sequence ATGATAGGCATTTCAAAACTTTACTGCGGAACCGTGGAACCTTCAGATGCCCTCCGCTATGGAAGGGAATCAAAAAAGCTTCCCTCTCACTTGCTGCAGTTTTCAAAAGATAAAAAGCCAGTTGTGGTCTGGAATATGACCCGACGCTGCAACCTGAAATGTGTCCACTGTTATGCCCAGGCAAAGGACATAGAATTTGAAAACGAGCTTTCTACTGAAGAAGGCAAAGCTCTTATCGATGACCTTGCAAGTTTCGGAAGTCCGGTAATCCTTTTCTCCGGAGGGGAACCAACCTTGAGAAAAGACCTGCCTGAGCTTGCGGCTTATGCCCGTGAGAAGGGAATGAGGGCCGTGATTTCTACAAATGGGACGCTCATAGACCGAGATATGGCAAAAAAACTAAAGGAAGTCGGCCTCTCTTACGTAGGAGTTTCACTTGACGGGATAAGGGAAACAAATGATAAATTCAGGGGCGTGAAAGGAGCATTCGATGCAGCTCTAAGAGGGCTTCACAATTGCCAGGAAGAAGGCATAAAGGTAGGCTTGCGTTTTACAATTAACAAGCAAAATGTCAGGGATATTCCTGCAATTTTTGATCTGCTTGAAGAAGAAAATATTCCGAGAATATGTTTCTATCATCTGGTTTATGCAGGTCGGGGCTCAAAAATGGTAAAAGAAGATCTTTCCCTTGAGGAATCCAGGCAGGCTGTCGACCTGATACTCGAGAGGACAAGAAAACTTCACGAAAAAGGCTTTCCTGCTGAAGTCCTGACCGTGGACAACCATTGTGACGGCCCCTACCTTTATATGAAGCTCCTCAAAGAAAATCCTGAAAGGGCTGCCGAAGTATTTGAACTTCTTTCCATGAACCAGGGTAACTCTTCAGGAATAGGTATAGGATGTGTATCCTGGGACGGTGCGGTACATGCCGATCAGTTCTGGAGGCATTACTCCTTTGGGAATATACGGGAGCGCCCATTCAGTGAAATCTGGACTGACCTGAGTGATAAACTCATGGCAGGACTTAAAAACCGAAAACCCCTTATAAAAGTTAATGGAGACAGATGTGCCAGATGTAACTGGCTCGATGTTTGCAACGGGAACTTCAGGGTACGAGCCGAAGCCGTATACGGGAATGTCTGGGCAGATGACCCTGCATGTTATCTTACAAAAGAGGAAATCGGGTATTATAAAGCCTGA
- a CDS encoding uroporphyrinogen-III synthase, which translates to MAEEKTPVLAIMRPESYREKSEALAQDYGFEPLYVPMIRLEGIKDEGFEPFIQRVLAEASDYVVFTSANGISFTLDKLSETEKKDFITALKKIRVIAIGPNTEKELIKIGIDKSFLPGDYSSEGIVKALCSEVKGKKVDLARSAFGAKVLIEGLEKCGATVYETHVYTLSIPEGTAQKELIERTLAGEVNAFAFTSSMMVKGFMKHAKGLGAEETVKESLNRAVVGAIGTPTGNTLKKYGVNANVIPDEFTFEALLKAIKNQL; encoded by the coding sequence ATGGCAGAAGAAAAAACACCTGTCCTCGCAATTATGAGGCCGGAAAGCTACAGGGAAAAATCAGAGGCCCTTGCGCAAGATTACGGTTTTGAACCTTTATACGTCCCAATGATCCGGCTTGAAGGCATAAAAGATGAAGGGTTTGAGCCCTTCATACAAAGAGTTCTTGCAGAAGCTTCGGATTATGTAGTCTTTACCAGTGCAAACGGAATAAGTTTTACTCTGGACAAGCTTTCTGAGACTGAAAAGAAAGACTTTATCACAGCGCTTAAAAAAATCAGGGTAATTGCAATCGGGCCTAATACGGAAAAAGAACTTATAAAAATAGGAATTGACAAATCTTTCCTGCCAGGTGACTACAGTTCGGAAGGAATTGTAAAAGCTCTTTGCTCTGAGGTAAAAGGAAAGAAAGTAGATCTTGCCAGAAGCGCTTTTGGGGCTAAGGTCTTAATAGAAGGGCTTGAAAAGTGCGGAGCTACGGTTTATGAAACTCACGTGTACACTCTCAGTATTCCTGAAGGAACAGCTCAGAAAGAGTTGATAGAGCGCACGCTCGCAGGAGAAGTGAACGCTTTTGCTTTTACAAGTTCGATGATGGTTAAAGGCTTTATGAAGCATGCAAAAGGGCTGGGAGCAGAGGAAACTGTAAAAGAGTCTCTTAACAGGGCCGTGGTAGGAGCTATAGGAACGCCTACAGGAAATACTCTGAAGAAATATGGAGTCAATGCAAATGTGATTCCCGATGAGTTTACTTTTGAAGCACTGTTAAAGGCTATAAAGAACCAGCTTTGA
- the cobA gene encoding uroporphyrinogen-III C-methyltransferase produces the protein MSGNYGKVYLVGSGPGDPELLTLKARRLIDNAEVIVYDQLPGKAILDSMPASAEKIDVGKYAGNHTMTQDEINEVLVQKAKEGKTVVRLKGGDPYVFGRGGEEAEVLVAEGVEFEVVPGITSAIAVPAYAGIPVTHRESTSMVTFITGHEDPTKPESGLDWEVLAKFEGTIVILMGVKMLGRNAEELIKHGKAPDTPVAVIERGTRADQRVTVGTLANIASLAEERKVKAPAITVVGDVVRLHEILREQRTGADF, from the coding sequence ATGTCAGGAAATTACGGAAAAGTTTACCTTGTAGGTTCGGGTCCAGGTGACCCGGAACTTCTTACCCTGAAAGCCCGCCGTCTGATTGACAATGCTGAAGTAATTGTTTATGACCAGCTTCCTGGAAAAGCTATTCTGGACTCAATGCCAGCAAGTGCGGAAAAGATCGATGTTGGAAAATATGCCGGCAACCACACCATGACCCAGGATGAAATTAATGAAGTGCTTGTGCAAAAAGCAAAAGAAGGAAAGACTGTGGTCAGACTTAAAGGAGGTGATCCCTATGTTTTTGGAAGAGGAGGAGAAGAGGCCGAGGTACTCGTAGCTGAAGGCGTTGAGTTTGAGGTCGTGCCAGGGATTACCTCTGCAATTGCAGTGCCAGCTTATGCCGGAATTCCGGTGACTCACAGGGAAAGTACTTCGATGGTTACTTTCATAACCGGACATGAGGACCCTACAAAGCCTGAGAGCGGACTTGACTGGGAAGTTCTGGCAAAATTCGAAGGAACGATTGTAATTCTTATGGGCGTGAAAATGCTCGGTCGGAACGCAGAGGAGTTAATAAAACATGGCAAAGCCCCGGATACTCCTGTTGCAGTTATTGAAAGAGGGACCAGAGCCGATCAGAGAGTAACTGTAGGGACTCTTGCAAATATCGCCAGCCTGGCAGAAGAAAGAAAAGTAAAGGCGCCAGCTATTACGGTTGTAGGGGATGTTGTACGCCTTCATGAGATTCTCAGGGAACAGCGGACAGGAGCTGACTTCTAA
- a CDS encoding ribonuclease Z: protein MLRIIFLGTGGSLPTRNRNPSAVMVNREGELILFDCGEGTQQQMMRAKTGMMNLSSIFVSHFHADHFLGIPGLIQTMSFMGRKEPLLIYGPEGTIEFTELFKALGYFNLKYEVQGIQLKPGDVVEREEYVIRALKTEHSISSLGYALIENPRPGRFNRERAIELGIPPGPLFAKLQKGNMVEVNGKLVKSEDVMGTLRPGRTIVYSGDTRPCEPILEASRDADVLIHDGSFADEMADWAEESKHSTAGEVAALAKEAEVRTLILTHISSRYTDDAEPLLTDAKKVFEKVIIAEDLMEIEVPYRSK from the coding sequence ATGCTTCGCATAATTTTTCTTGGCACTGGAGGCTCTCTGCCTACCCGCAACAGAAATCCGTCTGCAGTAATGGTCAATCGGGAAGGAGAACTTATCCTGTTTGACTGTGGAGAAGGAACCCAACAGCAGATGATGCGGGCGAAAACAGGGATGATGAACCTGTCCTCTATTTTTGTCAGCCACTTCCATGCAGATCATTTTCTGGGAATTCCTGGCCTGATCCAGACCATGTCTTTCATGGGAAGAAAAGAGCCTCTTCTGATCTACGGTCCTGAGGGAACCATAGAATTTACTGAACTTTTTAAAGCTCTTGGCTACTTCAACCTTAAGTATGAAGTTCAAGGCATCCAGTTGAAACCCGGAGATGTTGTTGAAAGAGAAGAATATGTGATCCGAGCTTTAAAAACCGAACACAGCATCTCAAGCCTCGGTTACGCCCTTATAGAAAATCCCCGTCCAGGGCGTTTTAACAGGGAAAGGGCAATTGAACTAGGGATTCCTCCGGGTCCTCTTTTCGCAAAATTACAAAAAGGAAACATGGTAGAAGTCAATGGAAAGCTCGTAAAATCGGAAGATGTAATGGGAACCTTAAGGCCAGGACGGACTATTGTATATAGTGGAGATACAAGGCCCTGTGAGCCCATTCTTGAAGCCAGCCGGGATGCAGATGTGCTGATACATGATGGCAGTTTTGCAGACGAGATGGCAGATTGGGCTGAAGAGTCCAAACATTCGACAGCAGGGGAAGTCGCTGCCCTTGCAAAGGAAGCTGAGGTCAGAACATTGATCCTTACCCATATAAGTTCCCGTTATACTGATGATGCTGAACCTCTCCTGACCGATGCGAAAAAAGTGTTTGAAAAAGTAATTATAGCTGAAGATCTGATGGAAATTGAAGTCCCGTACAGGTCGAAATAA
- a CDS encoding AAA family ATPase, whose product MRPVSQRVNAKKTHENNTEFGKSTSELLILKPEGYPLSGMMDEYPVIENRDVFEFYAREQWNGYVARKGDYLFDRRMFPDFAYRIIDVEPAESIIGSSTSIIVTEEENGLPSSAEIKSSVKFEDVIGQELAKQKCRLIERFLEEPERFGKWAPRNILFFGPSGTGKTMLAKALANKTDVPIIPVKATQLIGEYVGEGARQIHQLYDRAEEMAPCIIFIDELDAIALDRKFQELRGDVSEIVNALLTEMDGIVERDGVCTICSTNRIYSLDSAIRSRFEEEIEFVLPGEEEVVKIFESNVKTFPLQVEDCNFRLLAKKANGLSGRDIVEKVLKTALHQAIIEDREIVTSKDFENALAKLGRKDAPQGPFELYI is encoded by the coding sequence GTGCGACCAGTCTCACAAAGAGTGAACGCGAAAAAAACTCATGAAAATAATACCGAGTTTGGAAAATCTACCTCCGAGCTTCTGATTCTGAAGCCTGAAGGTTATCCGTTAAGCGGCATGATGGACGAATATCCTGTTATTGAAAATCGGGATGTTTTTGAGTTCTATGCCAGGGAACAGTGGAACGGCTATGTTGCTCGTAAGGGAGATTATCTCTTTGACCGCCGGATGTTCCCGGATTTTGCTTATCGCATCATAGATGTGGAACCTGCAGAATCCATAATAGGAAGTTCAACTTCAATTATTGTAACTGAAGAAGAAAATGGGCTTCCTTCCTCGGCAGAAATAAAGAGTAGCGTTAAGTTTGAGGACGTAATCGGGCAGGAACTTGCAAAGCAAAAGTGCAGGCTGATCGAACGCTTCCTTGAAGAACCTGAACGCTTTGGGAAATGGGCGCCAAGAAATATCCTTTTTTTCGGGCCTTCAGGTACCGGAAAGACCATGCTTGCAAAGGCTCTTGCGAATAAAACCGATGTTCCTATCATTCCTGTTAAAGCTACACAGCTTATAGGGGAATATGTGGGAGAAGGAGCTCGCCAGATCCACCAGCTCTATGACCGAGCAGAAGAGATGGCTCCCTGTATAATCTTTATTGACGAGCTTGATGCCATAGCTCTGGATCGAAAATTCCAGGAGTTAAGGGGAGATGTAAGCGAAATTGTAAACGCTCTTCTGACCGAAATGGATGGTATAGTGGAACGTGACGGAGTATGTACTATCTGCTCCACAAACAGGATCTATTCCCTGGACTCAGCCATAAGAAGCAGGTTCGAAGAAGAAATTGAATTCGTTCTTCCCGGAGAAGAAGAAGTCGTCAAGATATTCGAGTCAAATGTGAAAACCTTCCCCTTGCAGGTAGAGGACTGTAACTTCCGGTTACTTGCAAAGAAAGCAAATGGGCTTTCGGGCAGAGATATTGTGGAAAAAGTCTTAAAAACTGCTCTTCACCAGGCAATTATAGAAGACCGGGAAATAGTAACAAGTAAGGACTTTGAAAATGCGCTTGCGAAACTTGGCAGAAAAGATGCACCTCAGGGGCCTTTTGAACTTTACATTTGA
- the eif1A gene encoding translation initiation factor eIF-1A, with product MKLADLKKPTSKNKPATEETVTRIRTPRRENNEILATVESLLGANRLRLRCMDGVVRMGRIPGSMKKKTWIREGDVVIVVPWEFQNEKADVIWKYTRPQVDWLERKGYLKG from the coding sequence ATCAAACTGGCAGACTTAAAGAAACCTACATCCAAAAACAAGCCTGCAACGGAAGAAACTGTTACAAGAATACGCACACCACGCAGGGAAAATAACGAGATCCTGGCAACTGTTGAGAGTCTCCTGGGTGCAAACCGCCTGAGACTCCGTTGCATGGATGGGGTCGTTCGTATGGGAAGGATTCCGGGTTCAATGAAGAAAAAAACCTGGATAAGAGAGGGAGACGTCGTTATTGTCGTACCCTGGGAGTTCCAGAACGAAAAGGCAGATGTAATCTGGAAATATACAAGGCCGCAGGTAGACTGGCTTGAGAGAAAAGGATACCTGAAAGGATAA